A section of the Diabrotica virgifera virgifera chromosome 8, PGI_DIABVI_V3a genome encodes:
- the LOC126889724 gene encoding uncharacterized zinc finger protein CG2678-like isoform X2 yields MDTSTGTVIYNPGPYSEHQATTSRAEVNRADFVDDRTCEICNKVLSTHYALKRHRKIHRNRAEDDHRAEQQPTTPRADDNCRADFVANRTCDICKKVLSTHYALKRHLKIHAKDKRSRSCQICGAQFLTVYALGVHKNHQHEGNIPKCDICEKQFSTNYHLKRHMERVHNK; encoded by the exons ATGGATACGAGCACCGGCACAGTCATCTATAATCCGGGACCAT attctgAACATCAGGCAACAACATCCAGGGCAGAAGTAAACAGGGCCGATTTCGTGGACGACAGAACTTGTGAAATCTGCAATAAAGTTCTTAGTACTCATTACGCATTGAAAAGACATAGAAAAATTCACCGGAATAGAGCAGAAGATGACCATAGGGCTGAACAACAGCCTACGACACCTAGAGCAGACGATAACTGTAGGGCTGATTTCGTGGCCAACAGAACGTGTGATATATGCAAGAAAGTGCTTAGCACACACTATGCACTAAAAAGGCATCTAAAAATTCATGCTAAAGACAAAAGATCACGTTCGTGTCAAATTTGTGGCGCGCAGTTTTTAACGGTCTATGCTCTAGGTGTCCATAAAAATCATCAACACGAGGGAAACATTCCAAAATGTGATATTTGTGAAAAACAATTTAGTACAAATTACCATTTGAAAAGACACATGGAAAGAGTTCATAATAAATAA